The following proteins come from a genomic window of Halomarina ordinaria:
- the ppsA gene encoding phosphoenolpyruvate synthase, with amino-acid sequence MAVLWLDDVGSDDIDDVGGKGASLGELTGAGLPVPPGFVVTAGTYRRFIEGTGIDEELFEAVDVDSDDSSALAGAAERAEELILETPIPDELKEEILDAYARVGDGEAFVAVRSSATAEDLPDASFAGQQETFLNITGDDLVDRVKRCWASLFTQRAIYYREEQGFEHHKVDIAVVVQQMVDAEKSGVMFTSHPSTGDPEVIIEAAWGLGEAVVSGSVSPDNYLVDKETAEPTEVTVADKKVMHTKDPDTGATVEVEVPDDRRKARVLTDEEIAELVGLGRQVEDHYGSPQDVEWAIVDGEVYMLQSRPITTISKSSGSSGSSQAASATDGSGQQQQQNQNDVILKGLGASPGIVSGAVRIVDKLDQLDKVQEGDIIVTAMTTPDMVPAMKRAAGIVTDEGGMTSHAAIVSRELGVPAVVGTSNATRELEDGRVITIDGDKGTIREGQVTKKEEESDPLEDVRPKNPVKPMTATEVKVNVSIPEAAHRAAVTGADGVGLLRLEHMILSTNKTPERYIRDHGEDAYVEEIVNGVRGVADEFYPRPVRVRTLDAPTDEFRQLTGGDDEPKEHNPMLGYRGIRRSLDRPDVFGHELEAFRRLYDMGYDNVEVMFPLVNDVEDVLQARTLMEDVGIDPDKRSWGVMVETPASALCIEEMADAGIDFASFGTNDLTQYTLAVDRNNEHVAGRFDELHPAVLKLIGDTIETCREHGVDTSICGQAGSKPKMIRYLVNAGVSSISANIDAVRDVQHEVKRVEQKLLLDSVR; translated from the coding sequence ATGGCTGTACTCTGGCTGGACGACGTCGGGTCCGACGACATCGACGACGTCGGCGGGAAGGGTGCGTCGCTCGGGGAACTCACGGGGGCAGGTCTACCGGTCCCCCCGGGGTTCGTCGTGACGGCGGGCACGTATCGCAGGTTCATCGAGGGGACCGGTATCGACGAGGAACTGTTCGAGGCCGTCGACGTCGACTCCGACGATTCGAGCGCCCTCGCCGGTGCGGCCGAGCGGGCCGAGGAACTCATCCTCGAGACACCGATTCCCGACGAACTGAAGGAGGAGATACTGGACGCCTACGCCCGCGTCGGCGACGGCGAGGCGTTCGTCGCGGTCCGCTCCTCGGCGACCGCGGAGGACCTCCCCGACGCCTCCTTCGCCGGCCAGCAGGAGACGTTCCTCAACATCACCGGCGACGACCTCGTCGACCGCGTCAAGCGCTGCTGGGCGTCGCTGTTCACCCAGCGGGCCATCTACTACCGCGAGGAACAGGGCTTCGAACACCACAAGGTCGACATCGCCGTCGTCGTCCAGCAGATGGTCGACGCCGAGAAGAGCGGCGTGATGTTCACCAGCCACCCCTCGACGGGCGACCCCGAGGTCATCATCGAGGCGGCGTGGGGGCTCGGCGAGGCCGTCGTCAGCGGGTCGGTCTCCCCCGACAACTACCTCGTCGACAAGGAGACGGCCGAGCCGACCGAGGTGACCGTCGCCGACAAGAAGGTGATGCACACGAAGGACCCGGACACCGGCGCGACCGTCGAGGTCGAGGTCCCCGACGACCGGCGAAAGGCGCGCGTGCTCACCGACGAGGAGATAGCCGAACTCGTCGGTCTCGGCCGACAGGTCGAGGACCACTACGGGAGCCCCCAGGACGTCGAGTGGGCCATCGTCGACGGCGAGGTGTACATGCTCCAGTCGCGGCCCATCACGACCATCTCGAAGTCCTCTGGGTCCTCGGGGTCCTCGCAGGCGGCGAGTGCCACCGACGGGAGCGGCCAGCAACAGCAGCAGAACCAGAACGACGTCATCCTGAAGGGTCTCGGTGCGAGTCCCGGCATCGTCAGCGGCGCGGTCCGCATCGTCGACAAACTCGACCAGCTCGACAAGGTCCAGGAGGGTGACATCATCGTCACGGCGATGACGACGCCCGACATGGTCCCCGCGATGAAGCGCGCCGCCGGCATCGTCACCGACGAGGGCGGCATGACCAGCCACGCCGCCATCGTCTCGCGCGAACTCGGCGTCCCCGCCGTCGTCGGGACGAGCAACGCCACCCGCGAACTCGAGGACGGCCGGGTCATCACCATCGACGGCGACAAGGGGACCATCCGCGAGGGGCAGGTCACGAAGAAGGAAGAGGAGTCCGACCCGCTCGAGGACGTCCGTCCGAAGAACCCCGTCAAGCCGATGACGGCGACGGAGGTGAAGGTGAACGTCTCCATCCCGGAGGCGGCCCACCGCGCGGCCGTCACGGGCGCCGACGGCGTCGGCCTGCTCCGCCTGGAGCACATGATCCTCTCGACGAACAAGACCCCCGAGCGCTACATCCGCGACCACGGCGAGGACGCCTACGTCGAGGAAATCGTCAACGGCGTGCGCGGCGTCGCGGACGAGTTCTACCCCCGTCCCGTCCGCGTGCGCACCCTCGACGCGCCCACCGACGAGTTCCGTCAGCTCACCGGCGGCGACGACGAACCCAAGGAGCACAACCCGATGCTCGGCTACCGTGGCATCCGCCGTAGCCTCGACCGGCCGGACGTCTTCGGCCACGAACTGGAGGCGTTCCGGCGGCTCTACGACATGGGCTACGACAACGTCGAGGTGATGTTCCCGCTGGTCAACGACGTCGAGGACGTCCTGCAGGCCCGGACACTCATGGAGGACGTCGGCATCGACCCCGACAAGCGCTCGTGGGGGGTCATGGTCGAGACGCCCGCCAGCGCGCTCTGTATCGAGGAGATGGCCGACGCGGGCATCGACTTCGCCTCCTTCGGGACGAACGACCTCACGCAGTACACGCTCGCGGTCGACCGCAACAACGAGCACGTCGCGGGGCGCTTCGACGAACTCCACCCCGCCGTGTTGAAACTCATCGGCGACACCATCGAGACCTGTCGCGAACACGGCGTCGACACGAGCATCTGCGGGCAGGCCGGCTCGAAGCCGAAGATGATTCGCTACCTCGTCAACGCCGGCGTCAGCTCCATCTCGGCGAACATCGACGCCGTCCGCGACGTCCAGCACGAGGTCAAGCGCGTCGAACAGAAACTCCTGCTCGACTCGGTCCGGTAG
- a CDS encoding PhzF family phenazine biosynthesis protein has translation MDSRRTLLVDAFTDEPLAGNAAGGVPDAEGLTADQMQRVARELNASETAFLTDSEEADRQVRYFTPSTEVDLCGHATVACHAHLFEDGVIDAGSHTLATNVGVLDIDVDDDGTVWMTQAPPELHEVEVSHEDVAAAVGVDLDALTDVADDLPLAWSSTGLAFLVVPVARLDDLGNATPDMAAVESLCETVDATGVYAFTFETLDPGATLHGRMFAPLAGVPEDPVTGTASGAVGAYLRAYDAFEGAMGAGDDGEGGEGGDAPPADEAGTRVAEGLPEEMVFEQGHFVDRPGRALVRARGEVRVGGRALTALDGSLAVPDAEDDDVIEA, from the coding sequence ATGGACAGCCGCCGCACCCTGCTGGTGGACGCCTTCACCGACGAACCGCTCGCGGGCAACGCCGCCGGCGGTGTCCCCGACGCGGAGGGGCTGACCGCCGACCAGATGCAGCGCGTCGCCCGCGAGTTGAACGCCAGCGAGACGGCCTTCCTCACCGACAGCGAGGAGGCCGACCGCCAGGTGCGCTACTTCACGCCGTCGACGGAGGTCGACCTCTGTGGGCACGCGACGGTCGCCTGCCACGCCCACCTCTTCGAGGACGGTGTCATCGACGCCGGGAGTCACACCCTCGCGACGAACGTGGGCGTCCTCGACATTGACGTGGATGACGACGGGACGGTGTGGATGACGCAGGCGCCGCCGGAACTCCACGAGGTCGAGGTGAGCCACGAGGACGTCGCCGCCGCCGTGGGCGTCGACCTCGACGCGCTCACCGACGTGGCCGACGACCTCCCGCTGGCGTGGAGTTCGACGGGACTGGCCTTCCTCGTCGTCCCCGTGGCCCGCCTCGACGACCTCGGGAACGCGACGCCGGACATGGCGGCCGTCGAGTCGCTCTGCGAGACGGTGGACGCGACGGGCGTCTACGCCTTCACCTTCGAGACGCTCGACCCCGGGGCGACCCTCCACGGACGGATGTTCGCCCCGCTCGCGGGCGTCCCCGAGGACCCCGTCACCGGCACCGCCAGCGGCGCGGTGGGGGCGTACCTCCGGGCGTACGACGCCTTCGAGGGCGCGATGGGCGCGGGGGACGACGGCGAGGGAGGCGAGGGGGGCGACGCCCCCCCGGCGGACGAGGCGGGCACGCGCGTCGCCGAGGGCCTCCCCGAGGAGATGGTCTTCGAGCAGGGGCACTTCGTCGACCGGCCCGGACGCGCGCTGGTGCGCGCCCGCGGCGAGGTACGCGTCGGGGGGCGGGCGCTCACCGCGCTCGACGGGTCGCTCGCGGTGCCGGACGCCGAGGACGACGACGTCATCGAGGCCTGA
- a CDS encoding nucleoside deaminase → MADDADHERYVRRAIELAEEAAAAGDRPFGTLLERDGEVLAESRNTVVTDSDVTAHPELKLARWAARELDADALAATTMYTSTEPCAMCATALYNAGLRRVYSTGATELASLAEPGLTLPSERVFDHAEEEVTVVGGVLARAGRAVHESFW, encoded by the coding sequence ATGGCAGACGACGCCGACCACGAGCGATACGTGCGACGGGCCATCGAACTCGCCGAGGAGGCCGCGGCGGCCGGCGACCGGCCGTTCGGGACGCTCCTCGAACGCGACGGCGAGGTGCTCGCCGAGTCGCGGAACACCGTCGTAACCGACTCGGACGTCACCGCCCACCCCGAACTGAAGCTGGCGCGGTGGGCCGCCCGCGAACTCGACGCCGACGCGCTCGCGGCGACGACGATGTACACGAGCACCGAACCCTGCGCGATGTGCGCGACGGCGCTCTACAACGCCGGCCTGCGGCGCGTCTACAGCACGGGCGCGACCGAACTGGCGAGTCTCGCCGAACCGGGCCTGACGCTCCCCTCCGAGCGGGTGTTCGACCACGCCGAAGAGGAGGTCACCGTCGTCGGGGGCGTCCTCGCGAGGGCGGGCCGGGCCGTCCACGAGTCGTTCTGGTAG
- a CDS encoding phosphoribosyltransferase, which translates to MSELPDEFKCTITNWDYIYDLCRDVADQVKAAEFEPDVVVALARGGWFAGRCLCDFLGLDDLTSLKMEHYVGTAQKTGEPEVRYPMPEGSVEGKNVLIIDDIADTGGSIERAHEYVTDRNPEGVRTATLQLLGTSEFDPDYVGERLEQWAWVVYPWNFIEDMIDLTGGVMEKAGQEAYTLDELRHYLSEFHDVERIEMEIAQPGRMGEVLVEMERRGVVDRTDGVWRLAE; encoded by the coding sequence ATGAGTGAGCTCCCAGACGAGTTCAAGTGCACCATCACGAACTGGGACTACATCTACGACCTCTGCCGGGACGTCGCGGACCAGGTGAAGGCGGCGGAGTTCGAACCGGACGTGGTGGTGGCGCTGGCTCGCGGCGGCTGGTTCGCGGGGCGCTGTCTCTGTGACTTCCTCGGCCTCGACGACCTCACGAGCCTGAAGATGGAGCACTACGTCGGTACCGCCCAGAAGACGGGGGAACCCGAGGTGCGCTACCCGATGCCGGAGGGGAGCGTCGAGGGCAAGAACGTCCTCATCATCGACGACATCGCCGACACGGGGGGGTCCATCGAGCGCGCCCACGAGTACGTCACCGACCGGAACCCCGAGGGCGTCCGAACGGCCACCCTCCAGTTGCTCGGCACCAGCGAGTTCGACCCCGACTACGTCGGCGAGCGCCTCGAACAGTGGGCGTGGGTCGTCTACCCCTGGAACTTCATCGAGGACATGATCGACCTCACGGGCGGCGTCATGGAGAAAGCCGGCCAGGAGGCCTACACGCTCGACGAACTGCGTCACTACCTCAGCGAGTTCCACGACGTCGAGCGCATCGAGATGGAGATCGCCCAGCCGGGACGGATGGGCGAGGTGCTCGTCGAGATGGAGCGTCGCGGCGTCGTCGACCGGACGGACGGGGTCTGGCGACTCGCCGAGTAG
- the mtnP gene encoding S-methyl-5'-thioadenosine phosphorylase, whose protein sequence is MTVGFIGGSGIYEALDLENVREEAVETPFGEPSEPVTLGEMGGTEVAFLPRHGKNHQRDPTEAPYRANIHALKQVGVERILASNAVGSLREDLPPQSLLVPDQIFDRTRHRPYTFFEEGMVVHMGFADPYCPHMVDHLAGAADAATDDGAERGGTYVCIEGPQYSTRAESEFFRAQGWDVVGMTAIPEAKLAREAEMCYATVTGVTDYDVWKEDAEVTLDEVLENAAANETAIKRVIEHAIETLPEERECDCGHALEGTINTPTEHIPLETRERVELLAGDYL, encoded by the coding sequence ATGACAGTCGGATTCATCGGTGGGAGCGGTATCTACGAGGCGCTCGACCTGGAGAACGTCCGCGAGGAGGCCGTCGAGACGCCCTTCGGCGAGCCGAGCGAACCGGTCACTCTCGGCGAGATGGGTGGGACCGAAGTGGCGTTCCTCCCGCGTCACGGCAAGAACCACCAGCGCGACCCGACGGAGGCGCCCTACCGGGCGAACATCCACGCGCTGAAACAGGTAGGCGTCGAGCGCATCCTCGCGAGCAACGCCGTCGGGAGCCTCCGCGAGGACCTCCCGCCCCAGTCGCTGCTCGTCCCCGACCAGATATTCGACCGGACGCGCCACCGTCCCTACACCTTCTTCGAGGAGGGGATGGTCGTCCACATGGGCTTCGCCGACCCCTACTGCCCGCACATGGTCGACCACCTCGCCGGGGCGGCCGACGCGGCGACCGACGACGGCGCCGAGAGGGGCGGGACGTACGTCTGCATCGAGGGGCCGCAGTACTCCACGCGCGCCGAGAGCGAGTTCTTCCGCGCGCAGGGCTGGGACGTCGTCGGCATGACCGCCATCCCCGAGGCGAAACTCGCCCGCGAGGCGGAGATGTGCTACGCCACCGTGACGGGCGTCACCGACTACGACGTCTGGAAGGAGGACGCCGAGGTCACGCTGGACGAGGTGCTCGAGAACGCCGCGGCCAACGAGACGGCCATCAAGCGCGTCATCGAACACGCCATCGAGACGTTACCCGAGGAGCGCGAGTGCGACTGCGGTCACGCCCTCGAGGGGACCATCAACACGCCGACCGAGCACATCCCGCTGGAGACCCGCGAGCGCGTCGAGTTGCTCGCCGGCGACTACCTCTGA
- a CDS encoding segregation and condensation protein A — translation MTERDPEDARPDGGEGVAFSWTDHARDADEAGDPPLDAEAAETVEDDSAPTDDDVDDTGDTGDTGEVEPVELLVQLADRGEIAPWDIDIVAVTDKFLAALDGGDLRTGGRALFYASVLLRMKSDALLESEEAEEPAEWDDWDEWEVPPDADGKEWDGPDPFDALEREMDRRLERKRARGKPRTLDELVRELREAERGSWWKESRTYDTSDSPRGFRRGTQTLDYHAGDDFRVDDEPTADDVTGTAHAEDIEETIRRVDRALREQYDAGRAEVLFAEVEETGGSRVETFLGLLFLAHRGQVTLQQDDLFGDLWIRDPAGAETPEEAVAD, via the coding sequence ATGACTGAGCGCGACCCCGAGGACGCCCGTCCCGACGGCGGCGAGGGCGTCGCCTTCTCCTGGACCGACCACGCGCGCGACGCCGACGAAGCCGGCGACCCTCCGCTCGACGCGGAGGCAGCGGAGACGGTGGAGGACGATTCGGCACCGACTGACGACGACGTCGACGACACCGGCGACACCGGCGACACCGGCGAGGTCGAACCCGTCGAACTGCTCGTCCAGTTGGCCGACCGGGGGGAGATAGCGCCGTGGGACATCGACATCGTCGCCGTGACGGACAAGTTCCTCGCGGCGCTCGACGGGGGTGACCTCCGGACGGGTGGTCGGGCGCTGTTCTACGCGAGCGTCCTCCTGCGGATGAAGAGCGACGCGCTGCTCGAATCCGAGGAGGCCGAGGAACCGGCCGAGTGGGACGACTGGGACGAGTGGGAGGTCCCGCCCGACGCGGACGGCAAGGAGTGGGACGGCCCGGACCCGTTCGACGCGCTCGAACGCGAGATGGACCGCCGCCTCGAACGCAAGCGCGCCCGCGGGAAGCCCCGGACGCTCGACGAACTCGTGCGCGAACTGCGCGAGGCCGAGCGCGGGTCGTGGTGGAAGGAGTCGCGCACCTACGACACGAGCGACTCGCCGCGCGGGTTCCGCCGCGGGACGCAGACGCTCGACTACCACGCGGGCGACGACTTCCGCGTCGACGACGAACCGACGGCCGACGACGTCACCGGCACCGCCCACGCCGAGGACATCGAGGAGACCATCCGGCGCGTCGACCGCGCGCTCCGCGAACAGTACGACGCCGGGCGCGCGGAGGTGCTGTTCGCCGAGGTGGAGGAGACGGGCGGGTCGCGCGTCGAGACGTTCCTCGGCCTGCTCTTTCTCGCCCACCGGGGACAGGTGACCCTCCAGCAGGACGACCTCTTCGGCGACCTCTGGATTCGGGACCCGGCCGGGGCCGAGACGCCCGAGGAAGCCGTCGCGGACTGA
- the smc gene encoding chromosome segregation protein SMC, translated as MHIKELVLDDFKSFGRKTRIPFYEDFTTISGPNGSGKSNIIDSILFALGLARTSGIRAEKLTDLIYNPDDDGAAFAGEREASVEVVLDNGDGTLTRSQVVNAAGTDSVGDVDEISIRRRVKQTEDNYYSYYYLNGRSVNLSDIQDLLAQAGVAPEGYNVVMQGDVTEIINMTPGSRREIIDEIAGVAEFDARKADAMAELEVVEERVDEADLRIEEKHERLDQLEDERETALQYQSLKEERAEFEGYLRAAELEDKRARLDRTETKVERDEATLEERQRDLDERQGTVLRLEEDLEDMNAEIERTGEDEQLRVKREIEEIKGDIARLEDKAESARERIDEAESKRRQAFVKLDRKQEQVDDFDARIRNLKVEKSSLKAEVLEKEEELATVEAEIESVDTEYDQLQSDLQDARDDLEAAKAEKNELQREQDRLLDEARRRSNDQRDLREEIDDLEATIPELEADRADLEAELEKAEKNKATIESVVDDLRAEKYDLQEDLDDLEDEVNAAQQEYAELEAKAGQSGDSSYGRAVTTVLNADIDGVHGTVGQLGNVSSRYATACETAAGGRLAHVVVDDDGVGQRGIEYLKSRNAGRATFLPINKMHQRSLPSAPSNDGVVGFVYDLVDFDPQYAGVFSYVVGDTLVVEDMATARDLMGQFRMVTVDGELVEKSGAMTGGSRSGSRYSFSSGKGQLERVAERIARLEDERREAREAVRDVESRLDDARDRQADAADTVRDIRSDIERVEGRIEEVRESVAAKEARLEELDAERDDVAARMEALEADITAQNETIADVEARIDELEAELRNSEVAELTERAEEIRADVADLESEMDDLDGDLNELGLEKQYAEEAIEELHETIEDAQNRKAAAESRVDELAAEVEEREAALEEKAEQVADLEDELAELKDEREALKADLREAREARDEVKETVATVENRLENRRETVERLAWEVDELAAQVGEYDPEAIPDHDTVEAEIERLEGEMADLEPVNMLAIEEYDDVADDLEELEEKRATLVEERDGIVERIEGYESMKRETFMEAYEAIDAHFTDIFERLSGGTGTLHLEDEEDPFEGGLTMKAQPGDKPVQRLAAMSGGEKSLTALAFIFAIQRHNPAPFYALDEVDAFLDAANAEAVGELVDELADTAQFVVVSHRSALLERSERAIGVTMQADNVSAVTGIDLAATGVTADD; from the coding sequence ATGCACATCAAAGAGCTCGTCCTCGACGATTTCAAGAGCTTCGGCCGAAAGACCCGAATCCCCTTCTACGAGGACTTCACGACCATCAGCGGTCCGAACGGGTCGGGGAAGTCGAACATCATCGATAGCATCCTGTTCGCCCTCGGGCTGGCGCGCACCAGCGGGATTCGCGCGGAGAAGCTCACCGACCTCATCTACAACCCCGACGACGACGGCGCCGCCTTCGCCGGCGAACGCGAGGCGAGCGTCGAGGTCGTCCTCGACAACGGCGACGGCACCCTCACGCGGTCGCAGGTCGTCAACGCCGCCGGCACCGACAGCGTCGGCGACGTCGACGAGATATCCATCCGTCGGCGGGTCAAACAGACCGAGGACAACTACTACTCGTACTACTACCTGAACGGCCGGTCCGTGAACCTCTCGGACATCCAGGACCTCCTCGCGCAGGCGGGGGTGGCCCCCGAGGGGTACAACGTCGTGATGCAGGGCGACGTGACCGAGATAATCAACATGACCCCCGGCTCGCGTCGGGAGATAATCGACGAGATAGCGGGCGTCGCGGAGTTCGACGCGCGCAAGGCCGACGCGATGGCCGAACTGGAGGTGGTCGAGGAGCGCGTCGACGAGGCCGACCTCCGCATCGAGGAGAAACACGAGCGCCTCGACCAGTTGGAGGACGAACGCGAGACCGCCCTCCAGTACCAGTCGCTGAAGGAGGAGCGCGCGGAGTTCGAGGGCTACCTCAGGGCCGCCGAACTCGAGGACAAGCGCGCGCGCCTCGACCGCACGGAGACGAAGGTCGAGCGCGACGAGGCGACGCTCGAGGAACGCCAGCGCGACCTCGACGAGCGTCAGGGCACCGTCCTCCGCCTCGAGGAGGACCTGGAGGACATGAACGCCGAAATCGAGCGCACCGGCGAGGACGAACAGCTCCGGGTCAAGCGCGAGATAGAGGAGATAAAGGGCGACATCGCCCGCCTCGAGGACAAGGCCGAGAGCGCCCGCGAGCGCATCGATGAGGCCGAGTCGAAGCGCCGGCAGGCGTTCGTGAAACTCGACCGCAAGCAGGAGCAGGTCGACGACTTCGACGCCCGCATCCGGAACCTGAAGGTCGAGAAGTCCTCGCTGAAGGCCGAGGTACTGGAGAAAGAGGAGGAACTGGCGACGGTCGAGGCCGAAATCGAGTCCGTCGACACCGAGTACGACCAGCTGCAATCGGACCTACAGGACGCACGTGACGACCTGGAGGCGGCGAAGGCCGAGAAGAACGAACTCCAGCGCGAGCAGGACCGCCTGCTCGACGAGGCGCGCCGTCGCTCGAACGACCAGCGCGACCTGCGCGAGGAGATCGACGACCTCGAAGCGACGATTCCCGAGCTGGAGGCCGACCGCGCCGACCTGGAGGCGGAACTGGAGAAGGCCGAGAAGAACAAGGCGACCATCGAGTCGGTCGTCGACGACCTCCGCGCGGAGAAGTACGACCTGCAGGAGGACCTCGACGACCTCGAAGACGAGGTGAACGCCGCCCAGCAGGAGTACGCCGAACTGGAGGCGAAGGCGGGCCAGTCGGGCGACAGCTCCTACGGCCGGGCGGTCACGACCGTACTCAACGCCGACATCGACGGCGTCCACGGCACCGTCGGCCAGCTGGGGAACGTCTCCAGTCGGTACGCCACCGCCTGCGAGACGGCCGCGGGGGGTCGCCTCGCGCACGTCGTCGTCGACGACGACGGCGTCGGCCAGCGCGGCATCGAGTACCTGAAGTCGCGCAACGCGGGTCGCGCGACGTTCCTGCCCATCAACAAGATGCACCAGCGGTCGCTGCCGAGCGCGCCGAGCAACGACGGCGTGGTCGGCTTCGTCTACGACCTCGTCGACTTCGACCCACAGTACGCCGGCGTGTTCTCCTACGTCGTCGGCGACACGCTCGTCGTCGAGGACATGGCGACGGCCCGCGACCTGATGGGGCAGTTCCGGATGGTCACCGTCGACGGCGAACTCGTCGAGAAGAGCGGCGCCATGACCGGCGGGTCGCGCAGCGGGTCGCGCTACTCCTTCTCCTCGGGGAAGGGTCAGCTAGAGCGCGTCGCCGAACGCATCGCCCGGCTGGAGGACGAGCGCCGCGAGGCGCGCGAGGCGGTCCGCGACGTGGAGAGTCGCCTCGACGACGCCCGCGACCGGCAGGCCGACGCGGCCGACACCGTCCGCGACATCCGGAGCGACATCGAGCGCGTCGAGGGGCGCATCGAGGAGGTCCGCGAGAGCGTCGCGGCGAAGGAGGCTCGACTGGAAGAACTCGACGCCGAGCGCGACGACGTCGCCGCCCGGATGGAGGCCCTCGAAGCGGACATCACCGCCCAGAACGAGACCATCGCGGACGTCGAGGCGCGCATCGACGAGCTGGAGGCGGAACTGCGCAACTCCGAGGTGGCGGAACTCACCGAACGCGCGGAGGAGATACGCGCCGACGTCGCCGACCTGGAGTCGGAGATGGACGACCTCGACGGCGACCTGAACGAACTCGGCCTGGAGAAACAGTACGCCGAGGAGGCCATCGAGGAACTCCACGAGACCATCGAGGACGCCCAGAACCGGAAGGCTGCGGCCGAGTCACGCGTCGACGAGCTGGCCGCGGAGGTCGAGGAACGCGAGGCGGCGCTCGAGGAGAAAGCCGAGCAGGTCGCCGACCTGGAGGACGAACTCGCCGAACTGAAGGACGAGCGCGAGGCGCTGAAGGCCGACCTCCGGGAGGCCCGGGAGGCGCGCGACGAGGTGAAAGAGACCGTCGCGACCGTCGAGAACCGTCTGGAGAACCGCCGCGAGACGGTCGAGCGCCTGGCGTGGGAGGTCGACGAACTCGCCGCGCAGGTCGGCGAGTACGACCCAGAGGCCATCCCGGACCACGACACCGTCGAGGCCGAAATCGAGCGGCTGGAGGGGGAGATGGCCGACCTCGAACCGGTCAACATGCTCGCCATCGAGGAGTACGACGACGTGGCCGACGACCTCGAGGAACTGGAGGAGAAACGCGCCACGCTCGTCGAGGAGCGCGACGGCATCGTCGAGCGCATCGAGGGCTACGAGTCGATGAAGCGCGAGACGTTCATGGAGGCCTACGAGGCCATCGACGCCCACTTCACGGACATCTTCGAGCGGCTCTCGGGCGGAACGGGCACCCTCCACCTGGAGGACGAGGAAGACCCGTTCGAGGGCGGGCTGACGATGAAGGCCCAGCCGGGCGACAAGCCCGTCCAGCGCCTCGCGGCGATGTCCGGCGGCGAGAAGTCGTTGACGGCGCTCGCGTTCATCTTCGCCATCCAGCGGCACAACCCGGCGCCGTTCTACGCGCTCGACGAGGTGGACGCCTTCCTCGACGCCGCGAACGCGGAGGCGGTCGGCGAACTCGTCGACGAACTCGCGGACACCGCCCAGTTCGTCGTCGTCTCCCACCGCTCGGCGTTGCTCGAACGCTCCGAGCGCGCCATCGGCGTCACCATGCAGGCCGACAACGTGAGCGCCGTGACGGGCATCGACCTCGCGGCGACGGGGGTGACGGCGGATGACTGA
- a CDS encoding DUF7518 family protein codes for MASGNRVEELEARVRKLEASVTGLTDELVECKERLATLEEAVAPEDDDIIEGRQVEPESEGDKAAQDNDDQSEDSGSDEIIVA; via the coding sequence ATGGCTAGTGGCAATCGCGTGGAGGAACTCGAGGCACGTGTCCGCAAACTGGAAGCCTCCGTGACGGGCCTGACGGACGAACTGGTCGAGTGCAAGGAACGGCTCGCGACGCTCGAGGAGGCGGTCGCGCCCGAGGACGACGACATCATCGAGGGCCGACAGGTCGAGCCGGAATCCGAAGGTGACAAAGCCGCACAGGACAACGACGACCAGAGCGAAGACTCCGGCAGCGACGAGATAATCGTCGCGTAA